The Flavobacterium psychrophilum genome includes a region encoding these proteins:
- a CDS encoding short-chain dehydrogenase: protein MSKVIFITGGSSGIGKSIGEFLHAKGYTVYGTSRNPERVVGSVFPLVALDVRNAQSISEAVAEVITKAGTIDVLINNAGVGITGPLEEIPADEIKNNFETNLFGPIEVMKAVLPQMRAQKSGLIINVTSIAGYMGLPYRSVYSASKGALELISEALRMEVKQFGITITTVAPGDFATNIAAGRYHAPVVKGSAYENVYGGILATMNDHVDAGSDPTQMAEAVYAIMKTPNPEVHYKVGVFMQKFSIVLKRILPGKMYEKMLMNHYKL, encoded by the coding sequence ATGAGCAAAGTTATATTTATAACCGGCGGTTCGTCGGGCATTGGCAAGTCGATAGGAGAGTTCCTTCATGCGAAAGGCTATACCGTATACGGCACCAGTAGAAACCCGGAGCGTGTGGTTGGGTCGGTTTTTCCATTGGTAGCGCTTGATGTTCGCAATGCACAAAGCATTAGTGAGGCAGTTGCCGAAGTAATTACCAAGGCCGGAACTATAGATGTCTTGATTAACAATGCGGGTGTAGGTATTACAGGGCCACTGGAAGAGATTCCCGCCGATGAAATTAAAAATAACTTTGAGACAAACCTGTTTGGACCCATTGAGGTAATGAAAGCCGTGCTTCCGCAGATGCGTGCCCAAAAAAGCGGACTCATAATTAATGTAACCTCGATAGCAGGCTATATGGGATTGCCATACAGAAGCGTGTATTCTGCAAGTAAAGGTGCGTTAGAGCTTATCAGTGAGGCATTACGTATGGAAGTGAAACAGTTTGGTATTACCATAACCACTGTTGCCCCGGGCGATTTTGCTACCAATATTGCCGCTGGACGTTACCATGCGCCGGTAGTAAAAGGTTCGGCATACGAAAATGTATACGGAGGCATACTGGCCACAATGAATGACCATGTTGATGCAGGCAGCGACCCTACGCAAATGGCGGAAGCTGTTTATGCTATTATGAAAACACCTAACCCCGAAGTACACTACAAAGTAGGGGTGTTTATGCAGAAATTCTCAATAGTCCTTAAGAGGATATTGCCGGGTAAAATGTATGAAAAGATGCTTATGAATCATTATAAGCTTTAA
- a CDS encoding ACP phosphodiesterase: MNFLAHIYLSGDNDLVKLGNFMADGIHGKPTDFPADVQKGILLHRAIDTYTDAHPIFRQGTKRLHARYHHYAGVIMDIYYDHFLAKNWAKYHSDSLEDFVAAFYKALENNYDILTERTKGMMPHMIQHNWLVSYATTDGIGKILTQMDHRTKLKSGMRTSIDELLEFYDEYEAEFTAFFEEMRAYVKEKTVELEGEAA; encoded by the coding sequence ATGAACTTTCTAGCACACATATACCTTTCGGGCGATAATGACCTTGTGAAATTAGGCAATTTCATGGCCGATGGCATTCACGGTAAACCCACCGATTTTCCTGCAGATGTGCAGAAAGGAATTTTATTGCACCGCGCCATTGACACTTATACCGATGCGCACCCTATTTTCAGGCAGGGCACCAAACGCCTGCATGCGCGCTACCATCATTATGCCGGCGTAATTATGGATATTTATTACGACCACTTCCTGGCAAAGAACTGGGCGAAATACCATAGTGATTCACTGGAGGATTTCGTAGCAGCTTTTTATAAAGCGCTGGAAAACAACTATGACATTCTTACCGAACGCACCAAGGGCATGATGCCGCATATGATACAGCACAACTGGCTGGTGAGCTATGCTACCACAGATGGCATAGGGAAGATCCTGACACAGATGGATCACCGTACCAAATTAAAATCGGGTATGCGAACCTCTATAGATGAGCTGCTTGAATTTTATGATGAATATGAGGCTGAGTTCACTGCATTTTTCGAAGAAATGCGTGCTTACGTAAAAGAGAAAACGGTTGAACTTGAAGGCGAAGCAGCATGA
- a CDS encoding peptide deformylase, whose product MLACSVEAQKLTEAEKAIVNSGTRTTMLRVLQITNADDAKVLKSASFDVSLKDESLPLLLDRMLATVTDPANTGVGIAAPQIGINRNVILVQRFDKPGEPIQEYLNPKIKWSSALMRKGAEGCLSIPDLREDVLRHYTIQITYYDRNGKYHDEMVEGFTAVIFQHEIDHLMGILFTDRLEQQKAIGYSLINGEVNLYLEHKLKRQ is encoded by the coding sequence ATGCTGGCTTGTAGTGTTGAGGCTCAGAAATTAACAGAAGCTGAAAAGGCAATTGTTAACTCGGGTACACGCACAACAATGCTTCGCGTGTTGCAAATTACCAATGCAGATGATGCGAAAGTACTTAAGTCGGCATCGTTTGATGTAAGCCTTAAAGACGAATCGCTGCCTTTACTTTTAGACCGTATGCTGGCTACAGTAACCGATCCTGCTAACACAGGAGTAGGTATTGCTGCACCGCAAATTGGCATTAACCGTAATGTAATATTGGTTCAGCGTTTTGACAAGCCGGGAGAGCCGATTCAGGAATACCTGAACCCAAAGATAAAATGGAGTTCTGCACTGATGCGAAAAGGGGCAGAGGGATGCCTTTCTATACCCGACCTTCGCGAAGACGTGCTTCGTCACTACACCATTCAGATCACGTATTACGACCGTAATGGCAAGTACCATGATGAAATGGTAGAAGGTTTTACAGCGGTTATCTTCCAACATGAAATAGACCACCTGATGGGGATATTGTTTACCGACAGGCTGGAGCAGCAAAAAGCTATTGGCTATTCGCTTATTAATGGCGAAGTAAACCTTTACCTTGAACATAAGCTTAAGAGACAGTAA
- a CDS encoding carbohydrate-binding protein has product MTKKLYTLGLLLLGMQMAFCQSGTANELTICNPLNFNYRFCLDAPSRREAADPVIVNFKKEYYLFASKSGGYWHSTNLADWDFITSPDLPFEDYAPAVVVIDDAVYFMASTQNTPNSKVYKSTNPKSGKWKVVNEAFPFPVTDPDLFLDDDGRLYLYHGCSNIKPIYGIELNRKTFMPIGEAVACFNEDTANNGWERPGDDNKSKEKPWTEGAWMTKVNGNYYLQYSTPGTEYRSYCDGVYVAQSPLGPFRLMENNPFSYRPGGFATAAGHSCTFQDNYGNYWHITTSTISVKHNFERRLSLFPVFINDEQKAYTYTGYGDYPMVLPQKKFSSEQDFSTGQMLLSYKKPTTASSAIAGHETTLASDEDIRTYWSAKTGNKGEWLSIDLEKEYTVNALQLNFAEHETKVFGRNDKIYYQYTVEYSDDGKSWKKLVDKSKNKADAPHDYIVLQKPVTARYVRVNNLYTPSGTFAISDLRVFGKGNGEKPAIVSEINIKRNTADRCSVTLQWKKDDKATGYNIRYGRKHDELYLNYQVYGSNSIDINSLSNKGTYYFSIESFNENGITKATEIIKVD; this is encoded by the coding sequence ATGACTAAAAAACTTTACACTTTAGGACTACTCCTGTTGGGGATGCAAATGGCATTCTGCCAGTCAGGTACAGCGAATGAACTAACTATCTGCAACCCATTAAACTTTAATTACCGTTTTTGCCTCGATGCACCTTCAAGGCGCGAAGCAGCAGATCCTGTTATCGTAAACTTTAAAAAAGAATACTATCTATTTGCTTCTAAGTCTGGCGGATACTGGCATTCAACCAATCTTGCTGACTGGGATTTTATAACTTCTCCCGATCTTCCTTTTGAAGATTATGCCCCTGCCGTCGTTGTTATAGACGATGCAGTGTATTTTATGGCATCAACACAAAATACGCCCAATAGCAAAGTGTATAAATCCACTAACCCGAAATCGGGCAAATGGAAGGTGGTAAACGAGGCTTTTCCTTTCCCGGTTACTGATCCCGACCTTTTTCTGGATGATGACGGAAGGCTTTACCTGTATCACGGATGTTCTAACATCAAACCCATATATGGTATTGAACTGAACCGCAAGACATTTATGCCGATAGGAGAAGCTGTTGCGTGCTTTAATGAAGATACTGCAAATAACGGATGGGAACGTCCCGGTGACGACAATAAAAGTAAAGAAAAACCATGGACTGAAGGTGCGTGGATGACAAAGGTTAACGGAAATTATTACCTGCAATATTCTACACCCGGTACCGAATACAGAAGTTATTGCGATGGAGTTTATGTTGCCCAGTCGCCTCTTGGCCCATTCAGGCTTATGGAGAACAACCCGTTTTCATACCGACCGGGAGGTTTTGCTACTGCAGCCGGGCACAGCTGTACGTTTCAGGACAACTATGGCAACTACTGGCATATTACAACAAGTACCATTTCTGTAAAACACAATTTTGAAAGAAGGCTAAGCCTGTTCCCTGTATTTATAAATGATGAACAGAAAGCCTACACCTATACAGGCTATGGTGATTATCCGATGGTATTACCGCAAAAGAAATTTAGTAGCGAACAGGATTTTTCAACAGGTCAAATGTTGTTGTCATATAAAAAGCCTACTACTGCATCTTCCGCCATTGCAGGTCATGAAACAACTTTGGCTTCCGATGAAGATATAAGAACCTACTGGAGTGCTAAAACAGGTAATAAAGGCGAGTGGCTATCGATAGACCTTGAAAAAGAGTATACTGTAAATGCACTACAGCTTAATTTCGCAGAGCATGAAACTAAAGTATTCGGCAGGAATGATAAGATTTACTATCAATATACCGTAGAATATTCTGATGATGGAAAATCATGGAAAAAGCTGGTGGATAAATCAAAAAATAAAGCCGATGCACCGCACGATTATATTGTACTACAAAAACCGGTAACTGCACGCTATGTAAGGGTCAATAACCTGTACACGCCATCAGGTACTTTTGCAATATCAGATTTAAGGGTATTTGGTAAAGGCAATGGCGAAAAACCGGCTATAGTCTCGGAAATCAATATCAAAAGAAATACCGCAGACAGATGTTCTGTTACACTGCAATGGAAAAAAGATGATAAAGCCACCGGATACAACATCCGTTACGGAAGGAAGCACGATGAGCTGT
- a CDS encoding phosphoglucosamine mutase, with protein MTLIKSISGIRGTIGGKTGDNLTPVDAVKFASAYGTWLKGHAGKDKLTVVIGRDARISGAMIQNLVVNTLVGLGIDVIDLGLSTTPTVEVAVPLEKADGGIILTASHNPKQWNALKLLNEKGEFLSGADGAKILEIADNEAFDFADVDSLGEVTVNDAYMDIHIDEVLNLPLVDAEAVKKAGFKVVVDGVNSSGGIIIPKLLKLMGVEVVKLYCEPNGHFPHNPEPLKEHLGDICELVVKEKADFGVVVDPDVDRLAFISDDGEMFGEEYTLVACADYVLSKTPGNTVSNMSSSRALRDITQKHGGSYEASAVGEVNVVEMMKKNNAIIGGEGNGGIIYPELHYGRDSLVGVALFLTYLAEKKMSVAALRASYPQYYMSKNKIELTPQIDVDAILVTMADKYKSEDISTIDGVKIDFAEEWVHLRKSNTEPIIRIYTEAQTQDKADALAVRIIDEIKAVAGI; from the coding sequence ATGACACTAATTAAATCGATATCAGGCATAAGGGGGACTATCGGGGGCAAAACCGGAGATAACCTAACCCCTGTAGATGCCGTAAAGTTTGCTTCTGCATACGGAACATGGCTTAAAGGCCATGCCGGCAAAGACAAACTAACTGTTGTAATAGGACGCGATGCCCGTATTTCGGGTGCAATGATACAAAACCTTGTGGTTAATACACTTGTAGGTTTAGGTATTGATGTTATCGACCTTGGGCTTTCTACAACGCCAACTGTCGAGGTTGCCGTACCGCTTGAAAAAGCCGACGGTGGTATTATACTTACTGCAAGCCATAACCCTAAACAGTGGAATGCGCTTAAATTACTAAACGAAAAAGGAGAATTCCTTAGTGGTGCCGATGGTGCTAAAATATTGGAGATCGCCGATAACGAAGCTTTTGATTTTGCCGATGTGGATAGCCTTGGCGAAGTTACCGTTAACGATGCCTACATGGATATCCATATTGATGAGGTACTTAACCTGCCATTGGTAGATGCCGAGGCGGTTAAAAAAGCAGGTTTTAAGGTAGTGGTAGACGGTGTTAACTCATCGGGCGGTATTATTATTCCTAAGCTTTTGAAGCTGATGGGCGTAGAGGTAGTAAAACTATACTGTGAGCCTAACGGGCATTTTCCTCACAACCCCGAACCGCTTAAGGAACACCTTGGCGACATCTGCGAACTTGTGGTTAAAGAGAAAGCCGACTTTGGTGTGGTTGTAGATCCTGATGTTGACCGTCTTGCATTCATCTCTGATGATGGCGAGATGTTTGGCGAGGAGTACACACTTGTGGCATGTGCCGATTATGTACTGAGCAAAACTCCGGGCAATACGGTATCTAACATGTCATCGTCGCGCGCGCTTCGCGACATTACCCAAAAACATGGCGGCAGCTACGAGGCTAGTGCTGTGGGCGAGGTTAATGTTGTAGAGATGATGAAAAAGAACAATGCTATTATAGGTGGTGAAGGTAATGGTGGTATCATTTACCCGGAACTTCATTACGGTCGTGACTCACTGGTGGGGGTAGCTTTGTTCCTTACCTATCTTGCAGAAAAGAAAATGAGTGTGGCTGCTTTAAGGGCATCTTATCCTCAATACTATATGAGTAAAAACAAGATTGAACTTACACCGCAGATTGATGTGGATGCTATTCTTGTAACTATGGCCGATAAATACAAAAGCGAGGATATATCTACTATTGATGGTGTAAAGATTGATTTTGCTGAAGAGTGGGTACATCTTAGAAAATCGAATACCGAACCTATTATCAGGATTTATACCGAAGCGCAAACGCAGGATAAAGCCGATGCTTTAGCCGTTAGGATTATTGATGAGATTAAAGCAGTAGCGGGAATCTAA
- a CDS encoding pyridine nucleotide-disulfide oxidoreductase, producing the protein MKSTDLYDVIIIGGSYAGLSAAMSLGRSLRKVLVIDSGNPCNKQTPFAHNFLTNDGINPHELRNTSKTQIAEYKTVELINGLTVDAIPLENSFEVITEIGQKYTSKKLLFATGVTDTLPHIQGFSECWGISVLHCPYCHGYEVKSLKTGVLGNGDMGFELAKVISHWTDDLTLYTNGTSTLTPDEVLKLNKHNIKVVENEIDYIEHENGQIKQLHFKDTTSEEMAALYTQLPFIQQCPIPEKLGCDLTEKGFIFVNKCMESTVNGVFGAGDCLSLFRSIAHAVAQGNKAGAIINKCLIEEEF; encoded by the coding sequence ATGAAATCTACTGATTTATACGATGTTATCATTATTGGAGGCAGTTATGCCGGGCTTTCGGCAGCAATGTCACTGGGCAGGTCGCTACGTAAAGTACTCGTTATAGACAGCGGCAATCCGTGCAACAAACAAACTCCTTTTGCGCACAATTTCCTTACAAATGATGGCATTAACCCACATGAATTACGCAATACATCTAAAACACAAATAGCTGAATACAAAACAGTTGAACTGATAAACGGACTAACAGTTGATGCTATTCCTTTGGAAAACAGCTTTGAAGTTATTACCGAAATTGGACAGAAATACACCTCTAAAAAGCTGCTTTTTGCTACCGGAGTAACCGATACACTTCCTCATATACAAGGCTTTAGCGAATGCTGGGGCATAAGTGTACTGCACTGCCCCTACTGTCATGGCTATGAAGTTAAAAGTCTGAAAACAGGCGTTTTAGGAAATGGCGATATGGGTTTTGAGCTGGCAAAGGTTATAAGTCACTGGACAGACGATCTTACACTCTATACAAATGGCACAAGCACTCTCACACCCGACGAAGTTTTAAAACTCAACAAACACAATATCAAAGTAGTAGAAAATGAAATTGATTATATTGAACATGAAAACGGGCAGATAAAACAGCTTCATTTTAAGGATACTACATCAGAGGAAATGGCTGCCTTATACACCCAATTACCCTTTATCCAGCAATGCCCTATTCCTGAAAAACTGGGTTGCGACTTAACCGAAAAAGGCTTCATCTTCGTAAATAAGTGTATGGAATCGACAGTTAATGGTGTTTTTGGTGCAGGCGACTGCCTTTCGCTATTCCGATCTATCGCACATGCTGTGGCTCAGGGAAATAAGGCCGGAGCCATCATCAATAAATGCCTTATTGAGGAAGAATTTTAA
- a CDS encoding transporter, translated as MQNRKVSKVRLFFRNNLRHLETLFFVLKSLLSERHFIYLSCVVVAISTALAVIILKTFAHNVFLFANYVNGYLKLPYINSILPVVGILLTVFVVKRVLDGRVEKGSSRILYAVARKGGIMPRKQMYAQIITSSLTVGLGGSAGLESPITITGAAFGSNFAQKYKLSQKDRILLLACGVAAGIAAAFNAPIAGVLFAIEVVLTDVTITAFIPIMISAATGALISTIVLNEEVLLSFRQEQAFDYHNIPYYVLIGLLAGFVSLYHARTFQKVEAHFARLRIKGYRKALYGAIPLALLIFMVPTLFGEGYETIRILSNANPEVLLDNTIVERFKDNGWVLLLFTGITILLKAYATGLTLASGGNGGNFAPSLFVGSYLGFFVAKFFTLIGFSNIPVGNFTIVGMAGILSGLFHAPLTAIFLIGEITGGYNLMVPLMIVSSISFAVSKQFEKHSMDVKHLAAKGQVFTTDKDKNILSGIDILDVIDTDVQTLSPNQKGEDVVGLMATTKQTVFAVIDEKKRLLGIVDFDKLRHILFNTFQIKYTPLNEMMSAPPEVACMEDSIEMIMEKFEATNTDYLPLIKEDRYHGFISKAKILECYRAKLREMIIE; from the coding sequence ATGCAAAATCGTAAAGTTTCAAAGGTCAGATTATTTTTCAGGAATAACCTCCGCCATCTTGAGACCCTATTTTTCGTACTAAAAAGCCTGCTATCTGAAAGGCATTTCATTTACCTTTCGTGCGTTGTAGTAGCTATATCTACTGCCCTTGCGGTAATTATACTTAAAACGTTTGCACACAACGTTTTCCTCTTTGCTAATTATGTAAATGGCTATCTTAAACTGCCGTATATTAACAGTATACTACCCGTTGTAGGTATTTTACTAACCGTATTCGTTGTGAAACGCGTACTCGACGGACGTGTGGAAAAAGGAAGCTCACGCATTTTGTATGCCGTTGCCCGAAAAGGCGGTATCATGCCGAGAAAGCAAATGTACGCCCAGATAATAACCAGCTCGCTTACAGTAGGTTTGGGAGGGTCAGCCGGACTTGAGTCACCCATCACCATTACCGGTGCCGCATTTGGGTCTAACTTTGCACAGAAATATAAATTATCCCAGAAAGACAGGATATTACTACTTGCCTGCGGTGTCGCAGCTGGTATTGCCGCCGCTTTTAACGCCCCAATCGCCGGGGTGCTCTTTGCCATTGAGGTGGTACTTACCGATGTTACCATTACTGCCTTTATCCCCATTATGATATCGGCAGCCACAGGTGCACTTATATCTACCATTGTACTTAATGAAGAAGTATTGTTATCCTTCAGGCAGGAACAAGCCTTTGATTATCATAATATTCCGTACTACGTATTGATAGGACTACTTGCAGGATTCGTATCATTGTACCATGCGAGGACCTTCCAGAAGGTGGAGGCACACTTTGCAAGACTTCGTATAAAAGGCTACCGCAAAGCGTTGTATGGCGCTATACCATTAGCATTACTGATATTCATGGTTCCTACGCTTTTTGGTGAGGGATATGAAACAATAAGGATACTTAGCAACGCTAACCCTGAAGTACTGTTAGACAACACCATCGTAGAACGCTTTAAAGATAACGGGTGGGTACTACTGCTGTTCACCGGAATTACAATACTATTAAAAGCCTATGCCACAGGACTTACGCTTGCTAGCGGAGGTAATGGAGGTAACTTTGCTCCTTCCTTGTTTGTGGGTTCTTACCTGGGCTTTTTCGTGGCTAAGTTCTTTACCCTGATAGGCTTCTCTAATATTCCGGTAGGGAATTTTACTATTGTAGGAATGGCGGGAATACTAAGCGGGTTATTCCATGCACCGTTAACAGCCATCTTCCTAATTGGTGAAATTACAGGCGGTTACAACCTTATGGTGCCGCTAATGATCGTATCATCGATAAGCTTTGCGGTATCAAAACAGTTTGAAAAACACTCTATGGATGTAAAACACTTAGCTGCTAAAGGACAGGTATTTACAACCGACAAAGACAAAAATATACTATCAGGAATTGATATTCTTGACGTGATAGATACTGATGTGCAGACCCTTTCGCCTAACCAAAAAGGTGAAGACGTTGTTGGCTTGATGGCTACCACCAAACAGACTGTGTTTGCGGTTATTGACGAGAAAAAACGACTACTCGGCATTGTTGATTTCGATAAGCTAAGGCATATATTATTCAACACTTTCCAGATAAAATATACCCCGCTAAACGAGATGATGAGCGCTCCTCCCGAAGTCGCCTGTATGGAAGATTCTATTGAGATGATCATGGAGAAATTTGAGGCTACCAACACTGATTATCTGCCTCTTATAAAAGAAGACCGCTATCACGGCTTTATCTCTAAAGCTAAAATATTGGAGTGTTACAGGGCTAAGCTTAGGGAAATGATTATTGAGTAA
- a CDS encoding transaldolase, with protein sequence MKFFIDTANLAQIKEAQELGVLDGVTTNPSLMAKEGITGKDNILKHYVDICNIVEGDVSAEVNALDFDGMVKEGEELAELHEQIVVKLPMTKDGVKAAKYFSDRGIKTNVTLVFSAGQALLAAKAGATYVSPFIGRLDDISTDGLALIEEIRLIYDNYGYETEILAASVRHTMHIVNCAKIGADVMTGPLSAITGLLKHPLTDIGLAQFVADFEKGNK encoded by the coding sequence ATGAAATTTTTTATTGACACTGCAAATCTTGCACAAATTAAAGAAGCTCAGGAACTTGGCGTTCTTGATGGTGTAACTACAAACCCTTCGCTAATGGCAAAGGAAGGTATTACAGGTAAAGACAATATCCTTAAACATTATGTTGACATTTGTAATATTGTTGAAGGCGACGTAAGTGCTGAGGTAAATGCCCTTGATTTTGATGGCATGGTGAAAGAAGGTGAAGAACTTGCCGAACTTCATGAGCAGATCGTTGTAAAATTACCAATGACCAAAGATGGCGTAAAAGCTGCTAAATATTTCTCTGACAGGGGAATAAAAACAAATGTTACGCTTGTATTCTCTGCTGGCCAGGCGTTGCTTGCTGCTAAGGCAGGTGCTACATATGTGTCACCGTTTATTGGACGTTTGGATGATATTTCTACTGATGGCCTTGCGCTAATTGAAGAGATTCGTTTGATCTATGATAACTACGGATATGAGACTGAGATACTTGCTGCTTCAGTTCGCCATACTATGCACATTGTAAATTGCGCTAAGATTGGTGCCGATGTTATGACAGGCCCTCTTTCTGCAATTACAGGATTATTAAAACACCCTCTTACTGATATTGGCCTTGCACAATTTGTTGCCGATTTTGAAAAAGGAAACAAATAA